In Zingiber officinale cultivar Zhangliang chromosome 11B, Zo_v1.1, whole genome shotgun sequence, a single window of DNA contains:
- the LOC122035240 gene encoding auxin response factor 17-like isoform X1, with the protein MRLSSSNLTDQPLEEESQCLNSELWHACAGPLVSLPAVGSRVVYFPQGHSEQVAASTNKEIDSQIPNYPNLPPQLICQLHNVTMHADVETDEVYAQMTLQPLSSQEQKDPYLPTELGVPSKQPTNYFCKALTASDTSTHGGFSVPRRAAEKVFPPLDYSQQPPAQELVARDLHGNEWKFRHIFRGQPKRHLLTTGWSVFVSAKRLVAGDSVLFIWNDNNQLLLGIRHANRPQTVMPSSVLSSDSMHIGLLAAAAHAAATNSRFTIFYNPRASPSEFVIPLAKYVKAVFHTRVSMGMRFRMLFETEESSVRRYMGTITGINDLDSVRWPNSHWRSVKVGWDESTAGEKQPRVSLWEIEPLTTFPMYPSSFPLRFKRPWPTGLPFFPGGRDDDIGINSPLMWLRGDVGNPTFQSLNFQGVGVSPWVQPRFDSSLVGLQPEIYQAMAAGALQEMPTTIHAKHDSPAMIQFQQPQNTTSRPNPLLPLTQVLHLQPQTQQSYLQTIQGSELQTQTQSQLLQHPLQQRNSFAEQQEQQQVPQHQQNQNLQLQTPQNQQIQQQKAMSGYQNLSNLSANLPNHCSSSQSPSTTPSMVSPSSKLKDFPDSNCNSVSVSAASPLHNILHQFTREEASQLNSPRYAQVVNSSPWSSKRIAVESILPLGAQSVLSQTEQLGAAQPTASLQCVTLPSFPGRQCSMNDVGNMDNQIQHLFGVSVNSSLLEPNGISSLSNGENETDSMSMSYSACNLLSSSGNDFSFHQPMGTSNVLDESGFLRTTENMDQTNTQSGTFVKVSKSGSYGRSLDITRFSSYHELRSELGHLFGLEGQLEDPLRSGWQLVFVDKENDFLLVGDDPWQEFVNNVSCIKILSLEEVQHMSKQGVDLANSAPMTRLQSNNCDGFVSRQDARNIGTRITSVGTFKY; encoded by the exons ATGAGGCTGTCATCTTCAAATCTCACTGATCAGCCACTAGAAG AAGAATCACAGTGTCTGAATTCAGAGTTATGGCATGCATGTGCTGGACCTCTAGTGTCATTACCAGCTGTAGGAAGTCGGGTGGTATACTTCCCACAAGGTCACAGTGAACAG GTAGCAGCATCAACCAACAAGGAAATTGATTCTCAGATTCCCAACTACCCCAACTTACCTCCTCAGTTGATCTGTCAGCTGCATAATGTTACGATGCAT GCGGATGTGGAGACTGATGAAGTTTATGCTCAGATGACACTACAACCATTGAGCTCG CAAGAGCAAAAAGATCCATATCTCCCTACAGAATTGGGTGTCCCTAGCAAACAACCAACCAATTATTTCTGTAAGGCATTAACTGCTAGTGACACCAGTACACATGGTGGATTTTCTGTTCCTCGCCGAGCAGCAGAAAAAGTATTTCCTCCCTTG GATTATTCACAGCAACCTCCTGCTCAAGAATTGGTTGCTAGGGATCTTCATGGAAATGAATGGAAATTCCGTCACATTTTTCGTG GTCAGCCAAAGAGGCATCTTCTTACCACAGGATGGAGTGTATTTGTGAGTGCAAAAAGACTTGTTGCAGGAGATTCTGTTCTTTTTATCTG GAATGACAACAATCAGTTGCTTTTGGGTATTCGGCATGCTAATCGGCCTCAAACAGTTATGCCCTCATCTGTACTGTCTAGCGATAGCATGCACATTGGCCTTCTTGCTGCCGCTGCTCATGCTGCTGCTACCAATAGCCGATTCACCATCTTCTATAACCCAAG GGCAAGTCCTTCAGAATTTGTTATTCCATTAGCTAAGTATGTTAAAGCTGTCTTTCACACCCGTGTTTCTATGGGTATGCGTTTCCGGATGCTGTTTGAAACTGAGGAGTCTAGTGTTCGAAG ATACATGGGCACAATTACAGGAATCAATGATCTTGACTCTGTCCGGTGGCCAAACTCACATTGGCGATCTGTCAAG GTTGGTTGGGATGAATCAACAGCGGGAGAAAAGCAGCCTAGAGTTTCACTTTGGGAGATTGAGCCCCTAACAACCTTTCCTATGTACCCATCTTCCTTTCCTCTTCGGTTTAAGCGCCCATGGCCCACTGGACTTcccttcttccctg GTGGAAGAGATGATGATATCGGTATAAATTCGCCTCTGATGTGGCTTAGAGGAGATGTTGGAAATCCCACATTTCAGTCACTGAATTTCCAGGGTGTTGGCGTTTCACCTTGGGTTCAACCCAGATTTGATTCTTCATTGGTTGGTCTACAACCTGAGATCTACCAGGCAATGGCCGCAGGAGCCCTTCAAGAAATGCCGACCACGATTCACGCCAAGCACGATTCTCCAGCCATGATTCAGTTCCAGCAACCTCAGAACACAACTAGCAGACCCAATCCCCTATTACCACTAACTCAGGTCCTACATCTGCAACCGCAAACACAGCAATCATATCTTCAAACCATCCAAGGAAGTGAACTGCAAACTCAGACTCAGTCTCAACTTCTTCAGCATCCTTTGCAACAAAGAAATTCATTTGCTGAGCAACAAGAGCAGCAACAAGTTCCACAGCATCAGCAGAATCAGAATCTGCAATTGCAGACACCACAGAATCAACAAATTCAGCAACAGAAGGCTATGTCTGGTTATCAAAACCTTTCTAATTTATCAGCAAATCTTCCTAATCATTGCTCTAGTTCTCAATCACCATCAACCACACCGTCCATGGTTTCCCCATCTTCCAAGCTGAAGGATTTCCCCGATTCTAATTGTAATTCTGTTTCTGTATCTGCTGCTTCTCCCTTACATAATATTTTGCATCAGTTTACAAGAGAAGAAGCATCGCAGCTTAATTCGCCAAGGTATGCTCAAGTAGTTAATTCCAGTCCATGGTCATCAAAGAGAATTGCAGTTGAATCTATACTCCCTTTAGGAGCTCAAAGTGTGCTTTCACAGACAGAACAGCTAGGTGCAGCACAACCTACTGCATCTTTACAATGTGTTACATTACCATCATTTCCCGGAAGGCAATGCTCAATGAATGATGTTGGTAACATGGACAACCAAATCCAGCATTTGTTTGGTGTCAGCGTCAACTCATCTCTCTTGGAACCAAATGGCATTTCAAGCCTCAGCAATGGTGAGAATGAGACTGATTCAATGAGCATGTCTTACTCCGCATGCAATTTATTGAGTTCCTCTGGAAATGATTTCTCTTTCCATCAACCTATGGGCACTTCAAATGTTTTAGATGAATCTGGATTTTTGAGGACCACTGAGAATATGGATCAAACAAATACACAGAGTGGAACATTTGTTAAG GTTTCAAAATCAGGGTCATATGGGAGATCATTGGACATTACCAGATTTAGCAGCTACCATGAATTGCGAAGTGAGCTTGGGCATCTGTTTGGCCTAGAAGGCCAATTGGAAGACCCTTTGAGATCAGGCTGGCAGCTTGTATTTGTTGACAAGGAGAATGATTTTCTTCTTGTCGGCGATGATCCTTGGCA GGAGTTTGTAAACAATGTCTCGTGCATAAAGATCCTTTCACTTGAAGAAGTGCAACATATGAGCAAACAAGGTGTAGATCTGGCGAATTCAGCTCCCATGACTAGGCTTCAAAGTAACAACTGTGATGGCTTTGTCAGTCGGCAGGATGCAAGAAACATTGGCACCAGGATCACATCAGTGGGGACCTTCAAATACTGA
- the LOC122034451 gene encoding polyamine oxidase 3-like, producing MEHRFEGNRDKKASFYQKTEGRQSRSPSAIVIGGGFAGIAAAHALKNAAFQVVLLESRDRIGGRVHTDYSFGFPVDMGAAWLHGVCNENPLASWIGRLGLPIYRTSGDNSVLYDHDLESYALFDGDGHQVPQDLVEKVGKVFETILEEANKLRYETNEDMSIAQAIKLVMERHSYLRQEGLANNVLQWYLCRMEGWFATDADNISLKNWDQEVLLPGGHGLMVRGYRPIINTLAKGLDIRLRHRVTKIVWGTKGVKVTVNHDKTFHADAAIVTVPLGVLKAKIINFEPRLPDWKEEAIDGIGVGTENKIVLHFDKVFWPNVEFLGVVSSSAYGCSYFLNLHKATGNPVLVYMPAGRLAYDIEKMSDEDAAKFAFSQLKRILSDASEPIQYLVSHWGVDENSLGSYSYDAVGKPREYFERLRIPVDNLFFAGEATCNKYTGTVHGAFSTGLTAAEECRIRVLEKYGDPGSLEMFHPAMGEVAASISVPLLISRM from the exons ATGGAGCATCGATTTGAGGGTAACCGTGACAAAAAAG caTCATTCTATCAGAAGACTGAAGGAAGGCAATCTCGCTCTCCTTCTGCCATTGTCATTGGTGGTGGATTTGCAGGGATTGCAGCTGCTCATGCACTGAAAAATGCAGCTTTTCAG GTTGTGCTTTTAGAATCTCGGGATAGAATTGGTGGTCGAGTTCACACTGACTACTCATTTGGTTTTCCTGTTGACATGGGAGCAGCCTG GTTGCATGGTGTCTGCAATGAGAATCCATTGGCATCTTGGATTGGAAGACTTGGTCTACCGATTTATCGAACTTCTGGTGACAATTCTGTCTTGTATGATCATGACTTGGAGAG CTATGCACTCTTTGATGGTGATGGACATCAAGTGCCTCAAGATCTAGTGGAAAAAGTTGGTAAGGTGTTTGAAACCATTCTGGAAGAG GCTAACAAACTCAGGTATGAAACAAATGAAGACATGTCTATAGCACAAGCTATTAAGCTAGTCATGGAGAGGCATTCATATTTAAG GCAAGAAGGGCTTGCAAATAATGTACTGCAGTGGTACCTGTGCCGAATGGAAGGTTGGTTTGCTACTGATGCTGAcaacatctcactaaagaactgGGACCAG GAAGTTTTGCTCCCTGGTGGTCACGGTCTGATGGTCCGCGGTTACCGTCCTATCATTAACACACTTGCAAAAGGCCTTGATATTCGACTTAGACATCG AGTAACAAAAATTGTATGGGGAACAAAGGGAGTAAAAGTCACTGTAAACCATGACAAAACATTTCATGCTGATGCTGCTATTGTAACTGTTCCCCTTGGTGTTCTCAAGGCCAAAATCATCAACTTTGAACCAAGGCTTCCAGATTGGAAAGAAGAAGCAATAGACGGAATTGGAGTTGGGACTGAGAACAAAATTGTTCTGCATTTTGACAAGGTTTTCTGGCCAAATGTGGAGTTTCTTGGAGTTGTCTCATCTAGTGCATACGGTTGCAGCTATTTTCTTAATCTTCACAAGGCGACTGGCAATCCTGTTCTTGTCTACATGCCTGCAGGTCGTCTTGCTTATGACATTGAGAAAATGTCTGATGAAGATGCTGCTAAATTTGCTTTTAGTCAGCTAAAAAGAATCCTCTCGGATGCATCTGAACCG ATTCAATATCTCGTGTCACACTGGGGGGTGGATGAAAACTCACTTGGCTCGTATAGCTACGACGCAGTTGGCAAACCTCGTGAATATTTCGAGAGATTGCGCATCCCTGTGGACAACCTCTTCTTTGCTGGAGAAGCTACATGCAACAAGTATACAGGCACTGTGCATGGTGCTTTCTCCACCGGGTTGACTGCGGCTGAAGAGTGTCGGATAAGAGTCTTAGAAAAATATGGAGACCCAGGCAGCCTAGAGATGTTCCACCCAGCCATGGGGGAAGTAGCTGCATCAATCTCTGTCCCGTTGCTCATCTCCCGCATGTAA
- the LOC122035240 gene encoding auxin response factor 17-like isoform X2, giving the protein MHADVETDEVYAQMTLQPLSSQEQKDPYLPTELGVPSKQPTNYFCKALTASDTSTHGGFSVPRRAAEKVFPPLDYSQQPPAQELVARDLHGNEWKFRHIFRGQPKRHLLTTGWSVFVSAKRLVAGDSVLFIWNDNNQLLLGIRHANRPQTVMPSSVLSSDSMHIGLLAAAAHAAATNSRFTIFYNPRASPSEFVIPLAKYVKAVFHTRVSMGMRFRMLFETEESSVRRYMGTITGINDLDSVRWPNSHWRSVKVGWDESTAGEKQPRVSLWEIEPLTTFPMYPSSFPLRFKRPWPTGLPFFPGGRDDDIGINSPLMWLRGDVGNPTFQSLNFQGVGVSPWVQPRFDSSLVGLQPEIYQAMAAGALQEMPTTIHAKHDSPAMIQFQQPQNTTSRPNPLLPLTQVLHLQPQTQQSYLQTIQGSELQTQTQSQLLQHPLQQRNSFAEQQEQQQVPQHQQNQNLQLQTPQNQQIQQQKAMSGYQNLSNLSANLPNHCSSSQSPSTTPSMVSPSSKLKDFPDSNCNSVSVSAASPLHNILHQFTREEASQLNSPRYAQVVNSSPWSSKRIAVESILPLGAQSVLSQTEQLGAAQPTASLQCVTLPSFPGRQCSMNDVGNMDNQIQHLFGVSVNSSLLEPNGISSLSNGENETDSMSMSYSACNLLSSSGNDFSFHQPMGTSNVLDESGFLRTTENMDQTNTQSGTFVKVSKSGSYGRSLDITRFSSYHELRSELGHLFGLEGQLEDPLRSGWQLVFVDKENDFLLVGDDPWQEFVNNVSCIKILSLEEVQHMSKQGVDLANSAPMTRLQSNNCDGFVSRQDARNIGTRITSVGTFKY; this is encoded by the exons ATGCAT GCGGATGTGGAGACTGATGAAGTTTATGCTCAGATGACACTACAACCATTGAGCTCG CAAGAGCAAAAAGATCCATATCTCCCTACAGAATTGGGTGTCCCTAGCAAACAACCAACCAATTATTTCTGTAAGGCATTAACTGCTAGTGACACCAGTACACATGGTGGATTTTCTGTTCCTCGCCGAGCAGCAGAAAAAGTATTTCCTCCCTTG GATTATTCACAGCAACCTCCTGCTCAAGAATTGGTTGCTAGGGATCTTCATGGAAATGAATGGAAATTCCGTCACATTTTTCGTG GTCAGCCAAAGAGGCATCTTCTTACCACAGGATGGAGTGTATTTGTGAGTGCAAAAAGACTTGTTGCAGGAGATTCTGTTCTTTTTATCTG GAATGACAACAATCAGTTGCTTTTGGGTATTCGGCATGCTAATCGGCCTCAAACAGTTATGCCCTCATCTGTACTGTCTAGCGATAGCATGCACATTGGCCTTCTTGCTGCCGCTGCTCATGCTGCTGCTACCAATAGCCGATTCACCATCTTCTATAACCCAAG GGCAAGTCCTTCAGAATTTGTTATTCCATTAGCTAAGTATGTTAAAGCTGTCTTTCACACCCGTGTTTCTATGGGTATGCGTTTCCGGATGCTGTTTGAAACTGAGGAGTCTAGTGTTCGAAG ATACATGGGCACAATTACAGGAATCAATGATCTTGACTCTGTCCGGTGGCCAAACTCACATTGGCGATCTGTCAAG GTTGGTTGGGATGAATCAACAGCGGGAGAAAAGCAGCCTAGAGTTTCACTTTGGGAGATTGAGCCCCTAACAACCTTTCCTATGTACCCATCTTCCTTTCCTCTTCGGTTTAAGCGCCCATGGCCCACTGGACTTcccttcttccctg GTGGAAGAGATGATGATATCGGTATAAATTCGCCTCTGATGTGGCTTAGAGGAGATGTTGGAAATCCCACATTTCAGTCACTGAATTTCCAGGGTGTTGGCGTTTCACCTTGGGTTCAACCCAGATTTGATTCTTCATTGGTTGGTCTACAACCTGAGATCTACCAGGCAATGGCCGCAGGAGCCCTTCAAGAAATGCCGACCACGATTCACGCCAAGCACGATTCTCCAGCCATGATTCAGTTCCAGCAACCTCAGAACACAACTAGCAGACCCAATCCCCTATTACCACTAACTCAGGTCCTACATCTGCAACCGCAAACACAGCAATCATATCTTCAAACCATCCAAGGAAGTGAACTGCAAACTCAGACTCAGTCTCAACTTCTTCAGCATCCTTTGCAACAAAGAAATTCATTTGCTGAGCAACAAGAGCAGCAACAAGTTCCACAGCATCAGCAGAATCAGAATCTGCAATTGCAGACACCACAGAATCAACAAATTCAGCAACAGAAGGCTATGTCTGGTTATCAAAACCTTTCTAATTTATCAGCAAATCTTCCTAATCATTGCTCTAGTTCTCAATCACCATCAACCACACCGTCCATGGTTTCCCCATCTTCCAAGCTGAAGGATTTCCCCGATTCTAATTGTAATTCTGTTTCTGTATCTGCTGCTTCTCCCTTACATAATATTTTGCATCAGTTTACAAGAGAAGAAGCATCGCAGCTTAATTCGCCAAGGTATGCTCAAGTAGTTAATTCCAGTCCATGGTCATCAAAGAGAATTGCAGTTGAATCTATACTCCCTTTAGGAGCTCAAAGTGTGCTTTCACAGACAGAACAGCTAGGTGCAGCACAACCTACTGCATCTTTACAATGTGTTACATTACCATCATTTCCCGGAAGGCAATGCTCAATGAATGATGTTGGTAACATGGACAACCAAATCCAGCATTTGTTTGGTGTCAGCGTCAACTCATCTCTCTTGGAACCAAATGGCATTTCAAGCCTCAGCAATGGTGAGAATGAGACTGATTCAATGAGCATGTCTTACTCCGCATGCAATTTATTGAGTTCCTCTGGAAATGATTTCTCTTTCCATCAACCTATGGGCACTTCAAATGTTTTAGATGAATCTGGATTTTTGAGGACCACTGAGAATATGGATCAAACAAATACACAGAGTGGAACATTTGTTAAG GTTTCAAAATCAGGGTCATATGGGAGATCATTGGACATTACCAGATTTAGCAGCTACCATGAATTGCGAAGTGAGCTTGGGCATCTGTTTGGCCTAGAAGGCCAATTGGAAGACCCTTTGAGATCAGGCTGGCAGCTTGTATTTGTTGACAAGGAGAATGATTTTCTTCTTGTCGGCGATGATCCTTGGCA GGAGTTTGTAAACAATGTCTCGTGCATAAAGATCCTTTCACTTGAAGAAGTGCAACATATGAGCAAACAAGGTGTAGATCTGGCGAATTCAGCTCCCATGACTAGGCTTCAAAGTAACAACTGTGATGGCTTTGTCAGTCGGCAGGATGCAAGAAACATTGGCACCAGGATCACATCAGTGGGGACCTTCAAATACTGA